From the genome of Variovorax sp. RA8, one region includes:
- a CDS encoding ABC transporter substrate-binding protein — protein MLKRRTLLTTAALATVPLALPQAVLAQGRKDALVIGMTLEPPGLDPTTGAASAIAEITHYNIYETLTKINSDGKVTPLLAESWEVSPDLRTYTFKLRRGVKFQNGEPFNAQAVKFSFDRAGAEKSTNKDKRTFANLSTQVVDDNTVVLINKEIDPDLPFLLGQATAIIVEPKSVDTNATKPVGTGPYKLDSWAKGSSVVLSKWDGYRNPGEAKLRRVTFRFISDTAAQAAALMAGDVDVFKPIGTRAVAQFKNNPQFQVIQGGSRAKTILAINSRRKPLDDVRVRRAILAAIDRKAVIEGAADGFGTPIGSHYVPGAPGYVDTTAINPYDVEKAKKLLAEAGVKTPLELTMTLPPPPYARQGGEVIAAELAKIGINVKIQNVEWAQWLSNTYGGAHDYDLTIVSHVEPFDLGNYAKPDYYWGYDSKEFTALYAKIKATANEAERNKLLGEAQKLLATDAANGFLYQPQFPAVAKKGVKGLWKEIPIFVNDLSALSWS, from the coding sequence ATGTTGAAACGCCGCACCCTCCTGACCACCGCCGCCCTTGCCACCGTGCCACTCGCCCTGCCGCAGGCGGTGCTGGCCCAGGGGCGCAAGGACGCGTTGGTGATTGGCATGACGCTCGAGCCGCCAGGCCTGGACCCGACCACCGGCGCGGCGTCCGCCATCGCCGAGATCACCCACTACAACATCTACGAGACACTCACCAAGATCAACTCCGACGGCAAGGTCACGCCGCTCCTGGCCGAGAGCTGGGAGGTCTCGCCCGACCTCAGGACCTACACCTTCAAGCTGCGCCGCGGCGTGAAGTTCCAGAATGGCGAGCCGTTCAATGCGCAGGCCGTCAAGTTCTCGTTCGATCGCGCCGGCGCCGAGAAGAGCACGAACAAGGACAAGCGCACCTTTGCCAACCTGAGCACGCAGGTGGTCGACGACAACACCGTGGTGCTGATCAACAAGGAGATCGACCCCGATCTGCCCTTTCTGCTGGGCCAGGCGACCGCCATCATCGTCGAGCCCAAGAGCGTGGACACCAATGCCACGAAGCCCGTCGGCACCGGCCCCTACAAGCTCGACAGCTGGGCCAAGGGCTCCTCGGTCGTGCTGAGCAAGTGGGACGGCTATCGCAATCCGGGCGAGGCCAAGCTCCGGCGTGTCACTTTCCGGTTCATCTCCGACACCGCCGCGCAGGCGGCAGCGCTGATGGCCGGCGATGTCGACGTGTTCAAGCCCATCGGCACGCGCGCGGTGGCCCAGTTCAAGAACAATCCGCAGTTCCAGGTCATCCAGGGCGGCTCGCGCGCCAAGACCATCCTGGCGATCAACAGCAGGAGGAAGCCGCTCGACGACGTGCGCGTGCGCCGCGCCATCCTCGCCGCGATCGACCGCAAGGCGGTGATCGAGGGCGCCGCGGACGGCTTCGGCACGCCCATCGGGAGCCACTACGTGCCCGGCGCGCCCGGCTACGTGGACACCACGGCCATCAACCCCTACGACGTGGAGAAGGCCAAGAAGCTCCTGGCCGAAGCCGGCGTGAAAACGCCGCTCGAACTCACGATGACGCTGCCGCCGCCGCCCTATGCGCGCCAAGGCGGCGAAGTGATCGCGGCCGAGTTGGCCAAGATCGGCATCAACGTGAAGATCCAGAACGTCGAATGGGCCCAATGGCTCAGCAACACCTACGGTGGTGCGCACGACTACGATCTCACCATCGTGTCGCACGTCGAACCCTTCGACCTGGGCAACTATGCCAAGCCGGACTACTACTGGGGCTACGACTCCAAGGAGTTCACGGCGCTCTACGCAAAGATCAAGGCCACCGCCAACGAAGCCGAGCGCAACAAGCTCCTGGGAGAGGCGCAGAAGCTGCTGGCCACCGATGCAGCGAACGGGTTCCTCTACCAGCCCCAATTCCCCGCCGTTGCCAAGAAGGGCGTCAAGGGGCTTTGGAAGGAGATCCCGATCTTCGTCAACGACCTCTCGGCGCTGTCCTGGTCGTGA
- a CDS encoding ATP-binding cassette domain-containing protein, whose protein sequence is MTALLEVTDLVRHYQLPRERLFGPPPTVKALNGVSFSLQPGRSMGIVGESGSGKSTIARLVMALDTPTAGTVKLLDRDLHALSADALRAARRDVQMVFQDPYGSLDPRQTVARIVAEPLEALARTSRAEQRERAGESLAAVGLRTGDLDKYPHEFSGGQRQRIAIARALITRPKLIVADEPVSALDVSVQAQVLNLMQELQQKFGISYLLISHDLAVVNHLCDEVCVLHRGLVVERGTPQRLFAHAEHPYTQALLAAVPRAEPAAALP, encoded by the coding sequence TGCGCCACTACCAACTGCCGCGCGAACGCCTCTTCGGTCCCCCGCCGACGGTCAAGGCGCTCAACGGCGTGAGCTTCAGCCTGCAGCCGGGCCGCAGCATGGGGATCGTCGGTGAATCCGGCTCAGGCAAGTCGACCATCGCGCGCCTGGTGATGGCGCTCGACACCCCCACGGCAGGCACCGTGAAGCTGCTGGACCGCGACCTCCACGCCCTGTCCGCGGATGCGCTGCGCGCTGCGCGCCGCGACGTGCAGATGGTGTTCCAGGACCCCTACGGCTCGCTGGATCCGCGCCAGACCGTGGCGCGCATCGTCGCCGAGCCGTTGGAGGCGCTGGCCAGGACCAGCCGCGCCGAGCAGCGCGAGCGAGCCGGCGAATCGCTGGCGGCCGTGGGGCTGCGCACGGGCGACCTCGACAAGTACCCGCACGAGTTCTCCGGCGGCCAGCGCCAGCGCATCGCGATCGCCCGCGCGCTGATCACGCGGCCCAAGCTGATCGTCGCCGACGAGCCGGTGAGCGCGCTCGACGTCTCGGTGCAGGCCCAGGTACTGAACCTGATGCAGGAGCTGCAGCAGAAGTTCGGCATCAGCTACCTGCTGATCAGCCACGACCTCGCGGTCGTCAACCACCTGTGCGACGAGGTCTGCGTGCTGCACCGCGGCCTCGTCGTCGAGCGCGGCACGCCGCAGCGCCTGTTCGCGCATGCCGAACATCCCTACACGCAGGCACTGCTGGCCGCCGTGCCGCGCGCCGAGCCCGCGGCGGCACTCCCTTGA